A stretch of the Myripristis murdjan chromosome 24, fMyrMur1.1, whole genome shotgun sequence genome encodes the following:
- the LOC115356554 gene encoding neoverrucotoxin subunit beta-like, whose amino-acid sequence MYIHFLLVQSKLQNIKLSVCNLSERSCAALASVLCSQSSSVRELDLSDNQLQDSGVKLLSAGLESPHCRLETVRLSGCLLTQEGCASLASALSSNPSHLRELDLSYNHPGDSGVKLLSAGLEDPTWRLEALRVDHGGEQWLKPGLRKYSCELKLDTNTTHRELVLSEDNRKVTAVTEEQPYPDHPERFDSWRQILCSDGLTGRCYWEVEREGGVSMAVTYRGISRKGNRDDCVLGYNDKSWSLYCSEDGFSVRHNNRTKVIPVRPSSNRVAVYLDWPAGSLSFYSVSSDTLIHLHTFNSTFTEPLYLGFRIRFGPDSSVSLCDI is encoded by the exons atgtacatccacttcctgttgGTTCAGTCCAAAttgcagaacatcaa gctgagtgtgtgtaatctgtcagagagaagctgtgcagctctggcctcagttctctgctcccagtcctctagtgtgagagagctggacctgagtgacaaccagctgcaggattcaggagtgaagctgctctctgctggactggagagtccacactgtaGACTGGAGACTGTCAG gctgtcaggctgtctgctcacacaggaaggctgtgcttctctggcctcagctctgagctccaacccctcccatctgagagagctggacctgagctacaatcatccaggagactcaggagtgaagcttctctctgctggactggaggatccaacctggagactggaggctctcag ggtggaccatggtggagagcagtggttgaaaccaggtctgaggaagt attcctgtgaactcaaactggacacaaacacaactcACAGAGaactcgtcctgtctgaggacaacaggaaggtgacagcagtgacagaggaacagccatatcctgatcacccagagaggtttgactcctggaggcagatcctgtgtagtgatggtctgactggtcgctgctactgggaggttgagagggaaggaggtgTTTCTAtggcagtgacttacagaggaatcagcaggaaaggaaacagagaTGACTGTGTTCTTGGATATAATGACAAGTCATGGAGTCTTTACTGCTCTGAAGATGGTTTCTCTgtcagacacaataacagaacAAAAGTCATCCCTGTTCGTCcttcctctaacagagtggcagtgtatctggactggcctgctggctctctgtccttctacagcgtctcctctgacacactgatccacctccacaccttcaacagcactttcactgagcctctgtacctGGGGTTTAGGATTAGGTTTGGGCCCgattcctcagtgtctctgtgtgacatttga